The following proteins come from a genomic window of Tenebrio molitor chromosome 9, icTenMoli1.1, whole genome shotgun sequence:
- the LOC138139053 gene encoding uncharacterized protein isoform X1 has protein sequence MKKFSFLHNSTMSKQNSNNVSQGDDLSVRSLSSEDVSQAPRGYCCAKSANPADGKGRKLHLLQMLVLPFIPILALIVQTAVILNNIMIYRQEVMDIESQVNIAEELSKVVTRMQLERSEVAFHVYTNGSTLRSNLTKRFELTNAALQNMSSWPQVSLPSDDGTVTRLDKETFQKKLEEFRQKVVGKEESTMTDVLLWYTSVNAAMLDHLTNQIKETDNSGVWSLSRYLLAFKNLLKSIESTGIASVYGVSYFGRGVLKSANYTSYIKHDAIAKDLLNSSLNFVPQMKSEYRKLTYSMVDYGKVKLKNDIITQNEKRLPNITEALDYFDSIATYTDELRKLQRYLRHTIRDYVSNALYDATNKEAVGVAILIVVLAVSPIIIWLVHNAVATIQLYAANLAKKAKELKREKKKSDSLLFQMLPPSVATQLKQTRQVPAEYYASVTIYFSDIVGFTEIAAVSTPLEVVTFLNKIYKLFDARIECYDVYKVETIGDSYMVASGLPVMNGNQDHQPDSEAKDCFLGNKHVCEIASMALDLLAGSTQFKIPHRKTERLQIRSGAHTGPVVAGIVGSKMPRYCLFGDTVNTASRMESTGEASKIHISLDMKKALDLIGGYRTEHRGLVEVKGKGLMDTYWLTCKEGAVHRTVEMETPTYFQEDEDTEPVFMRRLRDESYF, from the exons CAGCACCATGTCGAAGCAAAACTCCAACAACGTCTCGCAGGGCGACGATTTGTCGGTACGATCGCTCAGCTCCGAAGACGTGTCTCAGGCGCCCCGTGGTTACTGCTGTGCGAAATCGGCCAACCCCGCCGACGGCAAGGGGCGCAAACTGCACCTCCTGCAGATGCTAGTATTACCGTTCATCCCCATCCTGGCACTGATAGTTCAGACGGCGGTGATACTCAACAACATCATGATCTACCGCCAAGAAGTGATGGATATCGAGAGTCAG GTAAATATCGCCGAAGAATTGAGTAAAGTGGTAACTAGAATGCAACTGGAACGCTCTGAAGTTGCTTTTCACGTTTACACAAATGGGAGTACCTTGCG GTCAAACTTGACGAAACGTTTTGAACTGACGAACGCTGCGTTGCAAAACATGAGTAGCTGGCCTCAAGTCTCCTTGCCCTCAGATGATGGGACGGTGACGCGTTTGGACAAAGAAACCTTCCAAAAAAAACTAGAAGAATTCAG GCAGAAAGTGGTGGGGAAAGAAGAGAGTACCATGACGGACGTCCTTTTGTGGTACACATCCGTCAACGCCGCCATGTTGGACCACCTAACCAATCAGATCAAAGAAACGGATAACAGCGGCGTTTGGAG TCTTTCTAGGTACTTGTTGGCGTTCAAAAACTTGCTGAAAAGTATAGAAAGCACAGGAATAGCGAGCGTCTACGGCGTCAGCTACTTCGGAAGAGGCGTCCTGAAGAGCGCCAACTACACCAGCTACATAAAACATGACGCTATAGCGAAGGACCTCCTGAATTCGTCTCTGAATTTTGTCCCGCAAATGAAAAGCGAGTACAGGAAGCTCACCTATTCCATGGTTGATTACGGCAAAGTCAAATTAAA GAACGACATCATCACACAGAATGAAAAGCGTCTCCCTAATATCACGGAAGCTCTGGACTATTTCGATTCCATAGCAACATACACGGATGAATTGCGGAAATTGCAGCGATACTTGCGTCACACAATAAG AGACTACGTCAGCAACGCCCTGTACGACGCGACCAATAAAGAAGCGGTAGGAGTGGCGATTCTTATCGTGGTACTGGCAGTTTCCCCCATTATCATCTGGCTGGTCCACAACGCAGTGGCCACGATCCAG TTGTACGCCGCCAACTTGGCCAAAAAAGCGAAGGAActgaagagagaaaaaaagaaaagcgACTCTTTACTCTTCCAAATGCTGCCACCCAGCGTGGCGACGCAGCTGAAACAAACCCGCCAAGTCCCCGCCGAGTACTACGCCTCTGTCACAATTTACTTCAGCGACATCGTGGGATTCACCGAGATCGCGGCAGTCAGCACGCCTTTAGAA GTGGTGACGTTTCtcaacaagatttataaactGTTCGATGCGCGCATCGAATGTTACGACGTTTACAAAGTCGAAACCATAGGCGACTCGTACATGGTGGCGTCGGGGTTGCCGGTTATGAATGGTAACCAAGACCATCAACCAGACAGCGAAGCTAAAGATTGTTTTTTAGGAAATAAACATGTCTGCGAGATCGCCAGTATGGCTTTAGACCTTTTGGCAGGGTCTACGCAGTTCAAGATTCCGCATCGGAAAACCGAGCGGCTGCAGATACGCTCGGGGGCGCACACGGGGCCGGTGGTGGCCGGAATCGTGGGCTCAAAAATGCCCCGATACTGTCTCTTCGGCGACACGGTCAATACCGCCTCCAGAATGGAATCCACCGGGGAAGCTTCCAAGATACACATCAGTTTGGACATGAAGAAGGCTCTAGATTTGATCGGCGGTTACAGAACCGAACACAGAGGCCTAGTCGAAGTTAAGGGGAAGGGTCTCATGGATACTTACTGGTTGACGTGCAAAGAGGGCGCCGTCCACCGTACAGTCGAAATGGAAACGCCGACGTATTTCCAAGAGGATGAAGACACCGAACCCGTATTTATGCGAAGATTGCGAGATGAGAGTTATTTCTAA